The proteins below come from a single Mucilaginibacter mali genomic window:
- the murI gene encoding glutamate racemase — protein MNKQPIGIFDSGYGGLTVFRSILDTLPGYDYIYFGDNARAPYGNRSFQTIHQYTKECVEWLFKQGCPLVILACNTASAKALRTIQQRDLQEIGPDRRVLGVIRPTAEVIGNYTKSGQIGVLGTKGTVQSESYLKEIEHFFPDIQVYQQACPLWVPLIENGEYDKPGADYFVKQYLDQILAQSAEIDTLLLACTHYPLLQEKIKAHLPQGMNVVAQGDIVAKSLADYLHRHPEIESRLSKSGDLSFYTTTDDTADFDHHASLFFGEAVRSEYVSMK, from the coding sequence ATGAATAAACAGCCCATAGGTATTTTTGATTCTGGTTACGGGGGACTGACCGTGTTTAGGTCTATTTTAGATACCCTGCCGGGATATGATTATATTTACTTTGGCGATAACGCGCGGGCCCCCTATGGTAACCGCTCGTTCCAAACCATACATCAATACACCAAAGAATGCGTGGAGTGGCTGTTTAAGCAAGGTTGCCCGCTGGTGATCCTGGCATGCAATACGGCATCGGCCAAAGCCTTGCGCACCATCCAGCAGCGTGACCTGCAGGAGATCGGCCCCGACAGGAGAGTGTTAGGCGTTATCCGCCCAACTGCCGAGGTGATCGGTAATTACACCAAATCGGGGCAGATAGGTGTATTGGGCACTAAGGGCACGGTACAATCAGAATCGTATCTGAAGGAAATAGAACACTTCTTTCCGGATATACAGGTATACCAGCAAGCCTGCCCGCTTTGGGTGCCGCTGATAGAGAACGGCGAGTACGATAAACCCGGCGCCGATTACTTTGTGAAGCAATACCTTGATCAGATATTGGCGCAATCGGCAGAGATAGATACCCTGCTGCTGGCCTGCACACATTACCCTTTATTGCAGGAAAAAATAAAAGCCCACCTGCCACAGGGGATGAACGTGGTAGCCCAGGGCGATATTGTAGCAAAAAGCCTGGCCGATTACCTGCACCGCCACCCCGAGATCGAATCGCGCCTGAGTAAAAGCGGCGATCTTTCCTTTTATACCACTACCGATGATACGGCCGATTTTGACCACCATGCCTCGCTGTTTTTTGGCGAAGCGGTGCGGTCGGAGTATGTATCGATGAAGTAA